The DNA window ACGCCGTAGTTCTTCCCGCCGCCCTTCTTCGGCAGCGACCACACGCCCTGCGGCGTGAAGACGACGGCGGCGCGCACCCCGCGCATGGAGAACATCCGGTTGAACAGCGACCCGTTCCACCCCTCCGGCAGCGTGCCGGTGACGGTGATGAGCGGGAGCACCGGGTTGCCGTTGGCGTCCGCCTTCTTCGGCGCCCCGTGGGTGAGGGCCGAGCGCCCACCCGGGAAGAACGGGGTGATGTTGATGGTGTACTCGCCCGTGGCCGGGGAGTACGGCCCCGGGGCCAGCATGCCCGCGTCGTCCTCGGTGACGATCATGTACAGCCGCTTGCCCTGGTACTTCTTCCGGAACGCCTCCGCCTGCGCCTTGCACTGGGCGTCCACGAACGCGCCCTCACACGCGCCGATGTAGTTCTCCAGGAAGGCCCCCAGGCCCCCCAGCGGCTCGGCCTCGTCCCGCAGCTTGGCGAAGCGGGCGTCCACGTCGGCCAGGGCAAGGGTGGGCAGCAGCAGGGCGGCGGCGACCAGGAAACGATTCAAGACGGGAGGACTCCGGGAACGGGGGGAGCCGGAATGGTGCCACGTCCGCTCGCCTGGCGGTCAGCCCTTCCGTAGGTAAGTTGGGGTGGATGTAGGTGAAGAAGTTGCCTACATGTGGCTACCATGTAGGGTGTGCCTGTCACTACCTGTTCCGGGAGGCACCCCCAGTGTTCGAGCGTCCTCATGAGCGTCGCAGTCACCTGCGCTTCGACAAGGTCTTCACCGTCTACCTCACGACCCAGGACGGGATGATGCGGGGGGTGGGGCGCAACATCAGCGCGCGGGGCATGTTCGTGGAGGTCCGCGACGCGGTGGGGCTGGGGGAGAAGCTGAAAGTGACGTTCGCGGGCGAGGACGGCACGGAGATGACGTGCCTGTGCGAGGTCCGCTACCAGGTGGCGCTGGCGTTCGGCCGCAAGGACGGGCGCGAGGGCAGCAGCCGCGGGGTGGGCCTGCGCATCGTGGCGTACGAAATCCAGGAGGACGCGCCGCTCCTGCTGGTGGACCGCGAGCGGGTGATGCACTGACGGGAGCGGGCGCCCGGGGCCCGGAAGGGGACCCCGAGGGTGGCCTGTCGGTCCCGGAAGACGGGGCCGCCCGGACTCCTCCCAGCCGGTTCCCGGGAAACGACGAGGGCACGGGCCCC is part of the Myxococcus stipitatus genome and encodes:
- a CDS encoding DUF6066 family protein — its product is MNRFLVAAALLLPTLALADVDARFAKLRDEAEPLGGLGAFLENYIGACEGAFVDAQCKAQAEAFRKKYQGKRLYMIVTEDDAGMLAPGPYSPATGEYTINITPFFPGGRSALTHGAPKKADANGNPVLPLITVTGTLPEGWNGSLFNRMFSMRGVRAAVVFTPQGVWSLPKKGGGKNYGVTARIEGLLVTEGRTGQQLGLWLNGKDANASR
- a CDS encoding PilZ domain-containing protein, with the protein product MFERPHERRSHLRFDKVFTVYLTTQDGMMRGVGRNISARGMFVEVRDAVGLGEKLKVTFAGEDGTEMTCLCEVRYQVALAFGRKDGREGSSRGVGLRIVAYEIQEDAPLLLVDRERVMH